GGGCACGGTGGAGGAGCGCTGGGAGAAGCGCGCCATCGAGGACATGGCCGCCCACGTGCGCGGAGTGCACGACGTGCACAACCGCATCCGCGTGAAGCCCCGGGAGGACAGGCCGGTGGCCCAGGAGGCGAAGCGGCTGCGCGAGGAGCGTCCCCAGGAGCCGCGGGGCGATCAGCCGCACATGGGCTCCTGACGGCCCGCCGCGCCCGAGCGGGGGCGCGAGGGGACCCCGGCCCCACTCAGGCCAGGCCTTCCGCGCCCTCCTCCTCGTCCTCGCCATCCAGCTCCCGGCCCCGGGGCATGTCCACGATCGCCCCGAGTGGGTAGATGGTGAGGTGCCGCTGGGGCTCGCTGCCGTGGCTCACCGTCTCCAGGTGGTAGCGCGAGACGAGCCGGTGCTGCAGCTTGCGCAGCCGGGGAGGCCTCGGGGCCAGGGGCACCGCCACGCTCTCGCTCAACACGCGCTGGATGGCATGCTCGGCCTCGCTCACCGCCTCGCGCACCTGATCCTCGTCCACGCCCTCGGCGATGAGGAAGGCGTCGCGCAGCACCCGCCGCATCTCCGACGAGCTGTTGCGCTTGATGGCCAGCACGCGCGCGCCCGTCTTCTCCGACACCTTCCGCAGCTTCGGATCATTCGCCCGCGAGCGCAGCGTGATGACGACGTCCGCGTTCTCCAGGCGGCCCGCCACGCGCGCGTCCGCGCCAATGTCCCTCAGCACCCGCTCGAGCAGGTCCCTGCTGGCCGCGTGCGCGTAGATGCGCGTCGTGCCCTGACGAAGGCCGGGCTCGCGCCGGGGCGGCGGTGCCACCCGGGACGGCGCTCGACCCGCAGCGGGCTCCCGGGAAGTTTCCCGGGTCGGCCCCCTCGAGAGCCCGCGAGGGGCCTCGACGGCTCTGGGCGGCAGCGGGGCCACCGACTCGGGCTCCTCCTTCACCTCCACCTGGCCCTCGACGAGCAGGCGCCGCTCACCACCCACGTTCTCGCCCGCCAGCAGCCGGTCCACCGACTGGGCGGTGTCGCGGTGCACCAGCACCTCGTCGCGGTTCACCATCTCCACCACCACGTCGAAGGTGGGCGGAGCACGGCGCTCGCTGATCGTCTTCTGCGTGCGCCGCCGCCGCGCCTCCTCGTCGCTGAGCGTGACGACGTGCACGCCGCCGACCAGGTCCGACAGCGTGGGGTTGAGGACGAGGTTCTCCAGTGTGTTGCCGTGAGCCGTGGCCACCAGTTGCACGCCGCGCTCGGCGATGGTGCGGGCCGCGGCGGCCTCGGCCGAGGTGCCGATCTCGTCGACGATGATGGCCTCGGGCATGTGGTTCTCCACCGCCTCGATCATCACGTCGTGCTGCCGGTCCGGCCGCGACACCTGCATGCGGCGCGCGCCGCCGATGCCCGGGTGGGGGATGTCGCCATCGCCTCCAATCTCATTGGAGGTGTCCACCACCATGACGCGCTTGCCCAGGTCATCGGCGAGCACGCGGGCCACCTCGCGCAGCTTGGTCGTCTTGCCCACTCCGGGCCGGCCGAGCAGCAGGATGTTGAGGCCGCTGCCGATCAGGTCCTTGAGCATGTCGATGGTGCCGAAGATGGCGCGCCCCACGCGCAACGTGAGGCCCACGACCTTGTTCTGCCGGTTGCGGATGGCGGAGACGCGGTGGAGGGTGCGCTCGATGCCGGCGCGGTTGTCCTCGCCCACCGAGCCCACCTGCCCCAGCACGTGCTCCAGGTCCTTGCGGGTGACGGGAGTCTCGGACAGGCGCACCACGCGCCCGGTGAGCCGGGCCTCGGGCGAGCGGCCGAGGTCCATCACCACCTCGAGGACCTCCGCCGGAGACAGCTCCTTCATCGCCGCCTGCAGGGGCTCGGGCAGGACACTCACGAGGAGCTGGAAGTCGTCATGGGGAACGGCAAGGGCGTCGCGCGAGCTCATGGCGTGTCTAAAGGTGAATCCTTCCGAGTCGGGTTGCACGTGTCCCCGCGGCCGAGGGGCAACGAGGCACCCGATGCTAGCGAGCATCCAGGGGCACCGCTCCCTTCTCGTGACTGGGTACGCCGCGACACCCTGCATAGCTCAGCAACAAGGGCATGACTGGAGGCCGTCGCCCCCAGCCTCCACGCCCGAGGAGCAACCTCATGGCCCGATACGACAAGGACAAGAAGCTCGACCTCCCCCAGAACCCGAACCACATCGACAAGCCCAAGGGCGCGATGAGCATCCGCGAGGCCGCCTCGATGGAGATGGAGGAGCACTCCACCGGAACCACCGTCATGCGGGGGAAGGCGGTGCACGGTTTCGGAAACGGGACCGACACGTCGAAGCGACATGGCGACACGCGGCCCATGGAGATGCGGATGATGGAGGTTCCCATGGACACGGGCCCGCAGCCACCGAGCCCCGGTGAGTCGGTGACGCGGATCATGGACATGATCTTCCAGCTCCCGTTCCACGCGCAGCTCAGCGTGATGCGGATGATGGCGCCCAGGGTGCTCGGGGCCATGGACGCGAGGGACCTGGACAACTTCCTGCGCGACCTGCGCTCGGAGATCTCCCGGGTGGAGTCGAGCGAGGAAGGCACTGGAACGCGCGTCACGGAGACGCCGGACATCCAGGGGACGTGAGCGACGTCGTCCCCACCGGCCAACGTGGGGGGGGCTCGCCCTCCACCGAGGGTGCCTCCCCGCTCCGCTCAGTCCTTCTCGTCCCGGCGCGCGGGGGTGCCCAGACCGAGCGCCGAGGAGCGGATTCCCGCGCTGGCGCTGGTGGCCATGAACCGGAGCACCTGCCGCGGGTCCTCCATCATCTTCTTCAGCTCGCCCCCGAGCTCCTGGAACAGGCTCCGGTAGACCTCCATCTTCTCCGCATCGGAGAGCGGGGAGGCATGTCCCAGCGGTGGCAACCGCCGCTGCCAGGCGCGCGAGCGCAGCAACTGCGTGCGCAGGAAGTCCAGGACATCGATGGGCGTCGGTGGCATGAGGCCCACCGAGATGGAGATGGACTCCTGCTCCGGCGCGCTCACGTGGTGCCAGTAGCCGCCGGGAATGTAGAGCCAGTCACCGGCCTCGAGCCGGCACTCCTGCACCGGCGTCCGCTCGCGCGAGACGTCCGGTGCATCGGTGAGTGTCTCGTGGAGGGGGGTGGGGTTGAGCGTGTTGCGCCGCAGCAGGTAGCTCTTGGCCCCCAGCGTCTGGAAGATGAAGACCTCCTCCGGGTCGCAGTGCCAGCCGAAGCTGCCGTGGCCCGCGGGGGTGCAATAGAGCTGCAGGTTGACCGTGCCTTGCAGCTCGGCGGAGAGGGTACGCCCCAGCTCCGCGAGGCCGGCGTCGTGCCGGTCCGCGTGCCGCAGGACGATGGAATATCCCTGCGCGTGGAGCGCGCGGGCCTCTCGGGCGCTCGCGGGCCTGGGGCCGGTCCACAGCTTGCCATCGCGCACCAGCAGCAGGTCGCACGCGGGCGTCTCGATGAGGCGCTCGGCGGTGTCCCACGTCGCCAGCTCCCGCAGCTTCGCCGCGGTGGAAGGCCGCGCGAGCGGTTGCTGGAGGTAGTGCTCCTGGAAGAAGACGGAGCGCGGAAGGTCACCCAGCAGGGTATCGATGAGCATGACGCGAACATTGTACCGGAGAGACAACCCTCGGGGAGGGATGTCACACGGTGGAGCTCGTGGAGGGAGACGAGACGGGCAGGTAGCGCAGTCCCTCGGGAAGCCCGCTCCTCTCCGGTCAGCCCCGTGGCGCTTCTGGACCCGAAGCGGCGGTGTCGCGATTCAGGGCCGCGAGCCCCACCGTGGGCCCCTCGTATCCCTGGCCGAAGCCCTTGGCTCCGGGGTCCAGCGGATGCGTGCCCGAGAAGAGGCTCCTCGCGCGGCCGAACAACCAGCGCACGCCCTGGAGCCCGTCGCGCAGGAGCGCCCGGGGTGCCTCACGGGACAGGAGCGGCGGCCCCTTCAATGTCCCCGACGCGGTGTCCGTCGGCATCGGGTTGATGCCCACGCCCAGCTCGTAGACCATCTTCCCGCCGAGCGAGGCGGTGTACAGCGCCGCCACGTTCGCGAGCAGCCCGAGCACGGTCTGGCCCACCGAGGGAGGCCGGCTCAGCCGCCACAGCGTCACGCCCACCGCCCCCAGCGTGATGCAGGCATTGCCCAGACCATGGAGGAACACCATGTCCCGAGCGCGGGGTTCCTCGAGCTTCACCTCCTGGGAGGCGGCCAGTCCGGCCAGCCCCGAGAAGAGCGCGCTCACCGTACCGGCCACCCAGAGCCGCCGGCCCACCTTCGCCCAGGCCCGGTCCCCGCTGGTGACCGCGATGAGATCGGCCACCGCCGCGGTGGGCAGCAGGGCCAGTGGAGCGTGAACGACAGAGGGATGGAGTTCGTGAAGGAGCATCTTCATGCGGGGAGGGTAGGCACCCCGCCGCTTGAGGCTCGCTCCCCTGCTCGGAGACCATCCGCCACGCGCTGAGTCCGACGGGACCCGAGCACGGAGAGCAGGCGGACCTGCGCTGTCCTTCCTTCCGTGGAGGACACCAGCCACGGCTGGCCTCTCCCCAAGAAGGCCCGACGGTGAGCAATTTATGGCTGCGCGAACCCAAGGGCCCACACCATGACAGCGTCTGACAAGGAACGAAGAATCGCGACGGACCAGGGTGGCGAGCAGGCTCCCGAGGACATTCCTCCGAAGGAGACCCGCTCGACCGGTCCGGATCCGATCCCCTCCCCCCCTGGAGGAAAGGCCTCGACGGCAGCCGGCGAGGACAACCAGAGATGTGCATCGGACACCATCAATGAAGGCGACGGGAACTACCTGGAGCCGCCAGACTGAACAGGAGGACATGACTCCGCCACCCGGCACCATGCGCCCTGCTCTCTTTCGGGTGGGCGGCGGCGCGGCCCCGCTATAGCGTCCCGGTGCGGAGGGAATGTCGATGAGAGTCATGGTGACGGGCGGTGCCGGCTACATCGGGAGCGTGGTGACGGAGGAGTTGCTGCGGGGGGGTGACGAGGTCGTCGTCTACGACAGCCTCTACAAGGGTCACCGGGAGGCGGTGGTGGAGGGCGCCACCTTCGTGAAGGGCGACCTGCTCGACACCGCGCTGCTGCGCGAGACGCTCGTCCAACACAAGGTCGAGGCGGTGGTGCACATGGCGGCCGACTCGCTGGTGGGCGAGTCGGTGAAGGTGCCAGCGAAGTACTACCGCAACAACGTCCTCGGGGGGCTCAGCCTGCTGGACGCCATGCTCGGGGCGGAAGTGAAGTACCTCGTCTTCTCCTCCACCGCCGCCGTCTACGGCGAGCCCGCGAAGCAGCCCATCGAGGAGAGCAATCCCACCCAGCCCACCAACCCGTATGGCGAGACGAAGCTGGCCTTCGAGCGGGCCCTGCGCTGGTACGACGGAGCCCATGGGCTGAAGTACGTGAGCCTGCGCTACTTCAACGCCGCGGGCGCCACCGAGCGCAGTGGCGAGCGCCACGATCCCGAGACCCACCTCATCCCGCTGGTGCTCCAGGCGGCGACGGGCCAACGGCCTGAGGTCACAATCTTCGGCGATGACTACCCCACCCTGGATGGCACCTGCGTGCGCGACTACGTCCACGTCGTGGACCTGGCGCAGGCGCACATCCTCGCCCTGCACGCGCTGGCCAAGGGACACCCGAGCTCCATCTACAACCTGGGCTGCGGCGGGGAGGGCTACAGCGTGAAGCAGGTGATCGACTGCGCCCGCCGCGTCACGGGCCGGGAGATTCCCGTGCGCAAGGGGGCGAGGCGGGCGGGAGATCCGGCGGTGCTCATCGCCAGCTCCGCGCGCATCGTGCGGGAACTCGGCTGGCGCCCCACGCAGCAGAAGCTGGACGCCATCGTGGAGTCCGCCTGGCGCTGGATGCAGCGCAACCGCTAGCGCACGAGGACGAGGAAGGACAGCGGCGCGTCAGTCTTCTGGCGCCTCGCGCCCCTCCACCACCGTCGCCCCGAGCTCCTTCGCCAGTCGCACCGGCTCCGCCCGCGAGCGCTTCGCGATGGCCTGGGCCAGGGGTTCGGCGTGCGTCGTCACCCAGACCTGGCTGTGCATCGAGGCATCCACGATGAGCCGGCCGAGGGGCTCCAGCAGGTCCGGGTGGAGGCTCGTCTCCGGCTCGTTGAGCGCGAGGAACGCCGGGGGCCTGGGGCTCAAGAGCGCCGCCAGGAGGCACAGGTAGCGCAGCGTCCCGTCCGACAGCTCGCGCGCCGCCAGCGGACGCAGCAACCCCGGCTGGTGGAGGAAGAGACTGAAGCGCCCCTGTGGCGCCTGCACCTCCAAGCGGGAGCCGGGGAAGGCATCCTCGAGGGCCCGCTCCAGGGCCTCGTGGTCCCCAATCTCGATGATGGTCCGCAGGGCGGCGGCCAGGTCGCGCCCGTCATGCGCCAGCACCGGAGTGCGCACGCCCACCTGCGGCGAGCGCATGGGGGCGTCCGGATCCGTGCGGAAGTGGTGGTAGAAGCGCCACATCCGCAGCGTGCGCTGCAGCTCGGACAGGCGCGGGAAGCGGTGCGGCTCTGCGAGTTGGGACAGCACCGACTCGCTGGCCCAGAGCTGCGCGGGGAACGTGGTCCGGTTCCCCTCCGAGTCGCGCACGAAGGCCGTGCGGTCCTTGCGCTCCATCAGCACCGCGCGCCGCTTTCCCTCCACGGTCCACAGGTGCTCCTCCTTCACCTCCGGGTCCAGGTTGAAGAGGCTCAGGGGTTTGCGCTCTTCGTCGAGGATGGGCGGCACCGGACCGAGGCTCAGCTCGTACGCGAGCTCATCCAGGGTGACGCCCACCGTCATGCGCACGGGCTTCTTGTCGCGAGAACCCGCCCAGAGGACGCTGGGCACGCCGCCCTCCTCCGCGAGCGTCTGCGCCAGCCGGCCCTCGGCCGCGGCGGACAGCAGGTAGAGCGAGCGGTAGAGGTTCGTCTTCCCGCTGCCGTTGGGCCCCACGATGACGGTGAGCGGCCCGACGGGAAGGACGAGCTTGCGCACCGAGCGGTACCCGGCGACCTCGAGCTGGGTGATGGGCATGATGATGAACCCTAGAACACGCCCGGGACCCGGTTCAGGGGTATCTTGACCGGTTGGCTGCACATAGAAAGAGCTGGCACGTGTTAGCAAGCCCCCTTCCGCGTTGAGCGGGCCTGGTCTGGTCATTCTCCATGAGAGAGCACTACCCGCGCGTACGTCTCTACAAGAACAAGCTCGTCGGAGGGAGCCACCTCTTCATCCGGGAGAGTGTGAGCATCACTCTTTATATGAGGCGTTCCTACCAGGAGGTAGTGCAGCAGGTGATTCGCTCCCTGGAAGCGTATCGCCACGAGATCGGGCCCCAGGCGCTCGGTTGGTACGTCGACCCAGATAGCGGCGACTGGGAGCAACTCGAAGACAACAGCTGGGCGAACTTGCGGCAGGTGTTGCTCACGGGAACCGTCGCCCAACTCTGGCTGAGTGAGTCCCCCAGTGACACCACGGGCTACGAGGTTCTCTATTATGGTCGGCTGCTCGACGTGGCCGATGAGGGTGAAACGAGCGTGGTGTCCTTCCGCCTCCCCACGGAATACCTGGAAGAGCACGGGCCAGGGCAGGTGCGGAAGCTGGCGCTGGAACTGGCGGCGGAGCTGCCCTTCGCCTCAGGCCACGCGGGCATCGTCTTCCACTTCCCGGAGAGCACAATCGGCACCACGGAGCGCATCCGAGACCTGTCCTTCCGCCATCCCGGTCTGGACATCCCAGGAGTGCACTTCGAATCCCTTTCCATCGGCACGCGGGTGGACGGAGTGCACTGGCTGAACTTCCTGGGCCAGCCCGTCCTGGGCGAGCTGGGCGGCGCTACTGGCCTGCGACAGCGTCTTCACTCGCCCGGCACCACCGTGCAGGAGCTCGACGGAGAGCGGGCGGTGGTGACCCTGGGCCAATGGCCGGAGGCAGGCGATACGGAGCAGGGCCACACGCTACCCGCGTACCGCGAGCTGGCGCGCGTACTGGAACCCTGGCTGTACATGGACCGCTCTCGCTGGGACGGCTTCAGCGAGGAGGACATGCGGCGGTGGGAGCGGCGCTTCCTCGACTGACGCGCGTTGCCACCCAGGTGACACTGCACCGCCCGTGAGAACTCGCGCCGCGTGAGAAGCACCCAACCGCGCATTCTCAGAGCGTGCGAATCACTCACGGTGCATGTCATGCAGCTCGCTCGCCTGCCCCCCTGCGGGCATGTGTGCCGTACAGGAGACAACGCACGTGCGCGAAGC
This is a stretch of genomic DNA from Archangium violaceum. It encodes these proteins:
- a CDS encoding AAA family ATPase, with the protein product MPITQLEVAGYRSVRKLVLPVGPLTVIVGPNGSGKTNLYRSLYLLSAAAEGRLAQTLAEEGGVPSVLWAGSRDKKPVRMTVGVTLDELAYELSLGPVPPILDEERKPLSLFNLDPEVKEEHLWTVEGKRRAVLMERKDRTAFVRDSEGNRTTFPAQLWASESVLSQLAEPHRFPRLSELQRTLRMWRFYHHFRTDPDAPMRSPQVGVRTPVLAHDGRDLAAALRTIIEIGDHEALERALEDAFPGSRLEVQAPQGRFSLFLHQPGLLRPLAARELSDGTLRYLCLLAALLSPRPPAFLALNEPETSLHPDLLEPLGRLIVDASMHSQVWVTTHAEPLAQAIAKRSRAEPVRLAKELGATVVEGREAPED
- a CDS encoding JmjC domain-containing protein, producing MLIDTLLGDLPRSVFFQEHYLQQPLARPSTAAKLRELATWDTAERLIETPACDLLLVRDGKLWTGPRPASAREARALHAQGYSIVLRHADRHDAGLAELGRTLSAELQGTVNLQLYCTPAGHGSFGWHCDPEEVFIFQTLGAKSYLLRRNTLNPTPLHETLTDAPDVSRERTPVQECRLEAGDWLYIPGGYWHHVSAPEQESISISVGLMPPTPIDVLDFLRTQLLRSRAWQRRLPPLGHASPLSDAEKMEVYRSLFQELGGELKKMMEDPRQVLRFMATSASAGIRSSALGLGTPARRDEKD
- a CDS encoding DUF3396 domain-containing protein, giving the protein MREHYPRVRLYKNKLVGGSHLFIRESVSITLYMRRSYQEVVQQVIRSLEAYRHEIGPQALGWYVDPDSGDWEQLEDNSWANLRQVLLTGTVAQLWLSESPSDTTGYEVLYYGRLLDVADEGETSVVSFRLPTEYLEEHGPGQVRKLALELAAELPFASGHAGIVFHFPESTIGTTERIRDLSFRHPGLDIPGVHFESLSIGTRVDGVHWLNFLGQPVLGELGGATGLRQRLHSPGTTVQELDGERAVVTLGQWPEAGDTEQGHTLPAYRELARVLEPWLYMDRSRWDGFSEEDMRRWERRFLD
- a CDS encoding R3H domain-containing nucleic acid-binding protein encodes the protein MSSRDALAVPHDDFQLLVSVLPEPLQAAMKELSPAEVLEVVMDLGRSPEARLTGRVVRLSETPVTRKDLEHVLGQVGSVGEDNRAGIERTLHRVSAIRNRQNKVVGLTLRVGRAIFGTIDMLKDLIGSGLNILLLGRPGVGKTTKLREVARVLADDLGKRVMVVDTSNEIGGDGDIPHPGIGGARRMQVSRPDRQHDVMIEAVENHMPEAIIVDEIGTSAEAAAARTIAERGVQLVATAHGNTLENLVLNPTLSDLVGGVHVVTLSDEEARRRRTQKTISERRAPPTFDVVVEMVNRDEVLVHRDTAQSVDRLLAGENVGGERRLLVEGQVEVKEEPESVAPLPPRAVEAPRGLSRGPTRETSREPAAGRAPSRVAPPPRREPGLRQGTTRIYAHAASRDLLERVLRDIGADARVAGRLENADVVITLRSRANDPKLRKVSEKTGARVLAIKRNSSSEMRRVLRDAFLIAEGVDEDQVREAVSEAEHAIQRVLSESVAVPLAPRPPRLRKLQHRLVSRYHLETVSHGSEPQRHLTIYPLGAIVDMPRGRELDGEDEEEGAEGLA
- a CDS encoding DUF2231 domain-containing protein gives rise to the protein MKMLLHELHPSVVHAPLALLPTAAVADLIAVTSGDRAWAKVGRRLWVAGTVSALFSGLAGLAASQEVKLEEPRARDMVFLHGLGNACITLGAVGVTLWRLSRPPSVGQTVLGLLANVAALYTASLGGKMVYELGVGINPMPTDTASGTLKGPPLLSREAPRALLRDGLQGVRWLFGRARSLFSGTHPLDPGAKGFGQGYEGPTVGLAALNRDTAASGPEAPRG
- the galE gene encoding UDP-glucose 4-epimerase GalE, which translates into the protein MSMRVMVTGGAGYIGSVVTEELLRGGDEVVVYDSLYKGHREAVVEGATFVKGDLLDTALLRETLVQHKVEAVVHMAADSLVGESVKVPAKYYRNNVLGGLSLLDAMLGAEVKYLVFSSTAAVYGEPAKQPIEESNPTQPTNPYGETKLAFERALRWYDGAHGLKYVSLRYFNAAGATERSGERHDPETHLIPLVLQAATGQRPEVTIFGDDYPTLDGTCVRDYVHVVDLAQAHILALHALAKGHPSSIYNLGCGGEGYSVKQVIDCARRVTGREIPVRKGARRAGDPAVLIASSARIVRELGWRPTQQKLDAIVESAWRWMQRNR